From one Plasmodium malariae genome assembly, chromosome: 12 genomic stretch:
- the PmUG01_12012300 gene encoding protein kinase, putative codes for MKIKKFLNNSNNNLLNSFCLESGTNVFKDHVPITTLKENNKKKVFYSYNIIDGYKYKIIVKRKKNNLNNTKFIISSLDHPYIVKLIHCCEYSSCYISVFEFFSDITLYSSVIFSTKYDERKIKNIIYQIFLTVNYLHSNNLFHKNLAPYSFLIKIVNNEVMIKLEDVYNIKALSTKLNSKMKSENIYSIGVIMYFLACGKYPHFCFENKKKKVLPLNELHENISHKGQSFLRRILLSDLSSMITIREALDHEWFKENVKKNIYINFDMLRSIYDFWKKNTFKRYILNNISKFMVKEDIYKYNFLFFYFDLLEEGSIKYEQYSSTMKKLGLIDANVQESFNGLDVSERGQIQFSNIIACLLNNFIKIDKKVVFKFFKKVDYNNEGIITKKKLYKFYNITTKSDLSVNDKRKFNFEDFYSYISKE; via the exons atgaaaataaagaagtttttgaacaatagtaataataatcttTTAAATTCCTTTTGTCTGGAATCAGGAACAAATGTGTTTAAGGACCATGTTCCTATCACCacattaaaagaaaataataaaaaaaaagtattctacagttataatattattgatggttataaatacaaaatcattgttaaaagaaaaaaaaataatttaaataacacaaaatttattatttcatcatTAGACCATCCATATATTGTTAAATTAATTCACTGTTGTGAATATTCCTCTTGTTATATTAGTGTCTTTGAGTTCTTCTCAG ACATAACTTTATATTCATCCGTAATATTTTCTACTAAATATGatgaaaggaaaataaaaaatataatatatcag ATTTTCTTGACAGTTAACTATTTGCACTCAAACAACTTATTTCACAA GAACTTAGCTCCTTACAGTTTTCTTATCAAAATTGTGAATAATGAAGTGATGATTAAATTAGAAgatgtttataatattaaggCCCTATCAACAAAAT TAAattcaaaaatgaaaagtgaAAATATCTATAGTATTGGAGTAATAA tgTATTTTTTAGCTTGTGGGAAATATCCACACTTTTgctttgaaaataaaaaaaaaaaagttttaccCTTAAATGAATT ACATGAAAATATTTCACACAAGGGACAAAGTTTTCTAAGAAGAATTTTATTAAGCGATTTGAG TTCAATGATTACCATAAGAGAAGCGCTCGATCAT gaatggtttaaagaaaatgttaaaaaaaacatttacataaatttcgACATGCTAAGAAG TATTTACGacttttggaaaaaaaataccttTAAAAGATACATACTGAACAACATTTCTAAATTCATGGTGAAAGAGGACATATACA aatataacttcttatttttttactttgaCCTATTGGAAGAAGGatcaataaaatatgaacaatattCCTCAACGATGAAGAAATTAGGTCTTATAGATGCAAAT GTACAAGAATCATTTAATGGATTAGATGTTTCAGAAAGAGGCCAAATACAATTTAGca ATATTATAGCAtgtcttttaaataattttataaaaattgataaaaaagtagtgtttaaattttttaagaaagtAGACTACAATAATGAAG GAATAATcactaaaaaaaagttatacaaattttataacattaCAACAAAAAGCGATCTAAGTGTCAACGATAAGAGAAAGTTTA ATTTTGAAGACTTCTATAGCTATATTAGCaaagaataa
- the PmUG01_12012400 gene encoding thioredoxin-related protein, putative, producing MARITKSFVLFLFLIILNCCYAQDVIELNDSNFENLTQMSTGNTTGSWFIKFYAPWCSHCKAMTKTWAKLAAELKGTVNIAKIDVTTNSKTRKRFKIEGFPTLVYFKNGKMYDYKNHDRSLEAFKNFVLETYKNVKPSDPPKPLNYMDIFKDMANETFLNIDRIYKYAFPSLAVIIVLSFLVGFITCFLLFKFCSSSCSQQKVSKKKD from the exons atggcAAGAATTACAAAAAGTTTTGtattgtttctttttttaataattttaaattgttGTTATGCTCAAGATGTAATTGAACTGAATGAttcaaattttgaaaatCTGACACAAATGTCAACAGGAAACACTACag GATCGTggttcataaaattttatgccCCCTGGTGCTCACACTGTAAAGCCATGACCAAAACTTGGGCCAAACTAGCTGCTGAATTAAAGGGAACAGTAAACATAGCGAAGATTGATGTTACTACAAATTCcaaaacaagaaaaagatTTAAAATAGAAGGTTTTCCAAcattagtatattttaaaaatggaaaaatgtaCGATTACAAAAATCATGATAGGTCATTGGaagcatttaaaaattttgttctaGAAAcgtataaaaatgtaaaaccATCTGACCCACCCAAACCTCTTAATTATATGGATATATTCAAAGACATGGCAAATGAaacctttttaaatatagatagaatatacaaatatgccTTTCCATCACTAGCGGTTATTATagttttatcatttttagtTGGATTCATTACatgttttcttttgtttaaattttgttcAAGTAGTTGTTCTCAACAAAAAGtgtccaaaaaaaaagattaa
- the PmUG01_12012500 gene encoding conserved Plasmodium protein, unknown function, giving the protein MMNDFSEEYDFMQRIHKVEGHANDYMLNKNVIRKKDENVIFGREKYEKDFYLKSKYDKYSSTLNGFDKDDKILYLKKLKNENEKELIKRDTNLKKSNINELAKVNEIVYYVHANKKNVYEYITNQTDLENNYYQIEEKPRNLSGNFIKENEEYIYLNDSAYYKLKINKEEKDEDGENDGIEKMKIKYTLDENNKSSVIENVLEPDSMLMHICNMFFSLKDCIKSVFLFLSKIFHFNFLDYTYLKNYSLTNYFDRNVKDYMKYLKKTEDSRLVNQDFLLRKRYVAPYFVYNCVDCNYNTNDNGIIILSSILPFIHSFDYDYKLKHIRMKEDELDNILNNEKSKNVGGFIEYLRKMKTFFFGRLYEENNTSSNVNEKGNCNNSEYSEFLKKFENSINEEGELIQDILFSGKAQMIFINFKQLENNFNNVIGNIEIKNDRVQVSNLILGYEKREHIKYTDILISNILKNIKKKYPDIVIKDENPKQFLYEENEYSEKFLGENSNEYNISNKEDTSTISDSVDINRKELYKLSDLKEYVYNSPSHLMKEKKNNCEYVTCVCFDNNSNNCNLINNFVLGYNTGKIEYIYGKILYSNISHCDLLIDYYSKKNKKFSYELSKRIFLNGSVIKICFAPNGFFCLILTSKTLYICNFFYFSIYEVTNTCYNSQFVNFLWINNNCYSVFNDNGNVYLYEKNLKNNGLNSFSLVRSFFIDQNIYFNSICEYHLYSNCIYLYTGEIEMKRRKSASHLFKKKKKKLNKQINDCFYKYDCNFIIIDLNSDIHKIIANNRNSDLIGGLLKDNVTDLENNMKQIKILEKLIENGNNFEEDDLNFENMLHINIKDFNNYISTIKDVNNNLYISESGDERNNMIEYDNTREEFSVKRFVVNYLKDVKKHLYNLKNENVINILLPRYYSCADDYSHKNFLNIRFFTIEKSDNKHLIALDTETDYVYIYKIRKNVYLDDDTLDLLKNNPYSMNNNALKMFYSSYMKKESILKDEWKIYNEYIYVNTKKLKKYIKYNLLYIIKNHKKVFFPLHVYVINTKLNDTEYFLFIKWATIKNSFIYSSYNSLNRVTKMKDYFKKDEEKLLKVLENPKNIFLYNINEHNDYPYTHGKYKLNPLVGKSKFMEKEYLSENGGNFFLPNKSKLNDPRENFASPIKGYNNFVDLNMNMNMNDDYLNKTPMKNNIARNFYTSPIGNINPNASVSNMPYNYKGFNKFSENDFYNNDYYMNSNNKDSTFLSDNKKQNASEKKWSYLKKLNIFNKKDDIINDNYGNSRHLYSTTEPEHLKNKHSHMFNNLENESVLSDMKNSNFYVSPNHLRYNRLHYPTDSSKLMDDENTNFNVFYSTHNDENRYNANNISANSYDPYILKNDLYNYRNINNLDLNINNDNAYMHNDLYRTNNELNNFPGDIHNKAHTKIGNFYSNRDVNDVNQIYEEDEYRNSFKSFNRNDSYLSNMRKYM; this is encoded by the coding sequence ATGATGAATGATTTTAGCGAAGAATACGATTTTATGCAAAGAATTCATAAAGTTGAAGGACATGCAAAtgattatatgttaaataaaaatgtgattagaaaaaaagacgaaaatgtaatatttggGAGggagaaatatgaaaaagatttttatttgaaaagtAAATATGACAAATACAGTAGTACATTAAATGGTTTTGATAAagatgataaaatattatatttgaaaaaattaaaaaatgaaaatgagaaagaattaataaaaagagatacaaatttgaaaaaaagtaacATTAATGAGTTAGCAAAAGTGAATGAAATAGTATATTATGTTCATgcgaataaaaaaaatgtgtatgaatatataacaaatcaAACagatttagaaaataattattatcaaaTTGAGGAAAAACCTCGTAATTTATCAGggaattttataaaagaaaatgaggagtatatatatttaaatgatagCGCttattacaaattaaaaataaacaaagaaGAAAAGGATGAAGATGGGGAAAATGATGgaattgaaaaaatgaaaataaaatacacattagatgaaaataataaaagtagtGTAATTGAAAATGTACTAGAACCAGATAGCATGTTAATGCATATCtgtaatatgtttttttcgTTAAAGGATTGTATTAAAagtgtttttttatttttaagtaaaatatttcattttaattttttagattatacttatttaaaaaattattcgcTGACGAATTATTTTGATAGGAATGTAAAagattatatgaaatatttaaaaaaaacagaagaCAGTAGATTAGTGAATCAAGATTTTCttttaagaaaaagataTGTTGCACCTTATTTCGTTTATAATTGCGTTGATTGCAATTACAATACGAATGACAAtggtattataatattatcttCTATTCTTCCATTTATTCATAGCTTTGATTATGATTACAAATTAAAACACATAAGAATGAAAGAGGATGAGTTGgacaatatattaaataatgaaaagagtAAAAATGTAGGTGGCTTCATCGAATATTTGAGAAAGatgaaaacttttttttttggtagaTTATACgaagaaaataatactaGTAGTAATGTCAATGAGAAGGGAAATTGTAACAATAGTGAGTAttcagaatttttaaaaaaatttgaaaatagtATAAACGAGGAAGGTGAACTGATTCAAGATATTCTCTTTTCAGGTAAAGCGCAAatgatatttattaattttaaacagctggaaaataattttaataatgttattgggaatatagaaataaaaaatgatcgTGTTCAGGTTAGCAATTTGATTTTGGGTTATGAAAAGAGGGAACATATCAAATATACGGACATTCTaatatcaaatatattaaaaaatataaaaaagaaatatccTGATATTGTTATCAAAGATGAAAATccaaaacaatttttatatgaagaaaatgaatattCAGAAAAATTTTTGGGAGAAAATAGTAACGAGTATAATATAAGTAACAAGGAAGATACTTCTACCATTTCAGATAGTGTTGATATAAATAGGAAAGAATTATACAAATTGTCAGATTTAAAggagtatgtatataattctCCATCCCATTtaatgaaggaaaaaaagaataattgtGAATATGTTACTTGTGTATGTTTTGACAACAACTCGAATAATTGTAacttaattaataattttgttttaggGTACAATACTGGTAAgatagaatatatttatgggaagattttatatagtaatattagTCATTGTGATTTATTAATAGATTATTATTctaaaaagaataagaaaTTTTCGTACGAATTGAGTaagagaatatttttaaacggttctgtaataaaaatttgttttgcTCCTAATgggtttttttgtttaatattaacaagtaagacgttatatatatgtaactttttttatttttccatatatgaAGTTACAAATACTTGTTATAATTCTCAGTTTGTTAATTTTCTGTggattaataataattgctACTCTGTTTTTAATGATAATGGGAATGTGTATTTATACGagaagaatttaaaaaataatggcCTTAATAGCTTCTCATTAGTTAgatctttttttatagatcaaaatatttattttaactcAATTTGTGAGTATCATCTGTATagtaattgtatatatttatacacgGGTGAAATAGAAATgaagagaagaaaaagtGCTAGTCatttatttaagaaaaagaagaagaaattaaataagCAAATAAACGATTGCTTTTACAAATATgattgtaattttattattattgattTAAATTCagatattcataaaattattgcAAATAATCGGAATAGTGATTTGATAGGAGGTCTCTTAAAAGACAATGTGACagatttagaaaataatatgaaacaaataaaaatattggaaAAGTTAATAGAAAATGGGAATAATTTTGAAGAGGATGATTtgaattttgaaaatatgttacatattaatataaaagattttAATAACTACATTTCTACTATTAAagatgttaataataatttgtacATATCTGAGAGTGGAGATGAACGTAATAATATGATAGAATATGACAACACAAGGGAAGAATTTTCAGTGAAAAGGTTTGTTgtgaattatttaaaagatgTGAAGaagcatttatataatttaaaaaatgaaaatgttattaatattttattgccTAGGTATTACAGTTGCGCAGATGATTATagtcataaaaattttttaaatattcgaTTCTTTACTATTGAAAAATCAGATAATAAGCATCTTATAGCATTAGATACAGAAACagattatgtatatatttataaaataaggaaaaatgtGTACCTAGATGATGATACGTTGGATTTGTTGAAAAATAATCCGTACAGTATGAATAATAACGCATTAAAAATGTTCTACTCatcatatatgaaaaaagagtCGATCTTAAAAGACGaatggaaaatatataatgaatacatttatgtaaatacaaAGAAGCTAAAGaagtatattaaatataacttgttatatattattaaaaatcataaaaaagtttttttcccattacatgtatatgtaataaatactAAGCTTAATGATACtgaatatttcttatttataaagtgggctacaataaaaaattcgtttatatattcatcctataattctttaaataGAGTTACTAAGATGAAGGACTATTTTAAGAAAGATGAGGAAAAATTACTGAAGGTGTTGGAAAATccaaagaatatatttttatataatattaatgaacaTAATGATTACCCTTATACACATGGTAAATATAAACTTAATCCATTGGTAGGAAAGAGTAAATTTATGGAGAAAGAATATTTGTCAGAAAATGGAGgtaacttttttttacctaACAAAAGTAAGTTAAATGATCCTAGGGAGAATTTTGCCAGCCCAATAAAaggttataataattttgtcgatttaaatatgaatatgaatatgaatgatgattatttaaataaaacccccatgaaaaataatatagcgAGAAATTTTTATACCTCCCCAATTGGTAATATAAATCCCAATGCAAGTGTTAGTAACATGccatataattataagggatttaataaatttagtGAAAATGATTTCTATAATAatgattattatatgaacagtaataataaggaTTCTACTTTTTTAAGTGATAATAAGAAGCAAAATGCatctgaaaaaaaatggtcttatttaaagaagttaaacatttttaataaaaaagatgatattataaatgaCAATTATGGAAATAGTAGACATCTTTACAGTACTACAGAACCTGaacatttgaaaaataagCATTCACACATgtttaataatttagaaaatgaaAGCGTCTTAAGTGATATGaaaaattctaatttttatgtatcaCCAAATCATTTAAGATATAATCGGTTACACTATCCAACAGACAGTTCCAAATTAATGGATGATGAAAACACAAATTTTAATGTGTTTTATAGTACTCATAATGACGAGAACAGATATAACGCAAATAATATTAGTGCTAATAGTTATGAtccttatatattaaaaaatgatttatataattatagaaatattaataatttagatttaaatataaataatgataatgcgTACATGCACAATGATTTGTATCGAACTAATAACGaacttaataattttccaggtgatatacataataaagcTCATACAAAAATAGGAAATTTTTATAGCAACAGAGATGTTAATGATGTGAATCAGATATATGAAGAAGACGAATATAGAAATAGCTTTAAAAGTTTCAATCGAAATGACAGTTATTTGAGTAATATGCGGAAATACATGTAA
- the PmUG01_12012600 gene encoding conserved Plasmodium protein, unknown function, with amino-acid sequence MNLCLVKLLSCKKVTRQRLYKFCDEQNYLINLTRTYIYDYLESKLTNKKKEYNENINKYVGKIANHLKINKENSNIIFSLQKILDIFFFNYFEFNYKSKLIFLYTILNTKNGEKDGSSLSERIIQEKKKYILKNLCKILLQYDIYYVNEIRQKYITKFIQIEKDNKKDYFFFQKKEIFHSYSLVPFNKKTFMYDLVNNAQNLKDLSILIYILRNIFTIYKIQYSKLLDKVLRKFYLYFKELSLVLEHSNRDHLYNYSLLPLKDQNKIEQTQNIKTRDIIYSFYQLTYINNNKKYQFLFLKILAIVNKYYMHIHIKSEDQSQAATNATDVVTVSRTQNVLKNLFLVNKDIEQLFFLLNKNCYFKYYFVPLLVTHFYLKLFSLDSCIIYFHKLFKKNYKKNYMLFPVDLCPVTILSYVETLKKKDVKNYFHTFYQILCIKYLLKKKKTTCEIFNYVYNNYLLNNKFGYVNFSIFYKNIINKIITCSFNLYLSKYYKHKGTHNSKCTKIDMPSSFFKYEENYIYHFSKCKFFYLIYLKRIIKKRREINQKKKKRRLIKKLQQKKRTQKTE; translated from the coding sequence ATGAATCTTTGCCTCGTTAAACTACTTAGTTGTAAAAAGGTAACTAGGCAAAGACTGTACAAGTTCTGCGATGAGCAAAATTATCTAATCAATTTGACTCGTACTTACATTTACGACTACTTAGAATCCAAGTTAAcgaataagaaaaaagaatataatgaaaacataaataaatatgtaggAAAAATAGctaatcatttaaaaattaataaagaaaattcaaacattatattttctttacaaaaaattttggacatatttttttttaattatttcgaatttaattataagtctaagttaatttttttgtataccATACTGAATACAAAGAATGGGGAAAAGGATGGAAGTTCCTTAAGTGAAAGAATAatacaggaaaaaaaaaaatatattttaaagaatttatgtaaaatattattgcaaTATGACATATACTATGTAAATGAAATAcgacaaaaatatataaccaAATTCATACAAATAGagaaagataataaaaaagactattttttttttcaaaaaaaagaaattttccATAGTTACTCACTTGTtccatttaataaaaaaacatttatgtaCGATTTAGTAAACAATGCACAAAATTTAAAGGATCTCTctattcttatttatattttaagaaatatatttactatatataaaattcagTACAGTAAATTATTGGACAAGGTGTTAAGAAaattctatttatattttaaagaattatcATTGGTATTAGAACATAGTAATAGGGATCACTTGTATAATTACTCATTATTACCACTCAAagatcaaaataaaatagagcAAACTCAGAATATAAAAACCAGagatattatttattctttttaccaacttacatatattaacaataataagaaatatcAATTTCTTTTCTTGAAAATACTTGCGAtagttaataaatattacatgcacattcatataaaaagtgAAGACCAAAGTCAAGCTGCTACAAATGCAACGGATGTAGTTACTGTAAGTCGTACCCAAAATGTTTTGAAAAACCTATTCTTGGTGAATAAAGACATTGAacagttattttttttactgaaTAAGAACTGCTATTTCAAATACTATTTTGTTCCTCTCTTGGTTAcgcatttttatttgaaactATTTTCACTGGATTcctgtattatttatttccataaattatttaaaaaaaattataaaaagaattatatgttatttccAGTGGATTTGTGTCCTGTTACTATTTTATCATATGTCGAaacgttaaaaaaaaaagacgtaAAAAATTACTTTCACACCTTTTATCAAATATTATgcattaaatatttgttgaagaaaaaaaaaacaacttGTGAAATATTCAACTACGTATATAATAACTActtattaaataacaaatttgGTTATGTTaacttttctatattttacaaaaatattataaataaaataattacctGTTCTTTTAATCTTTACTTATCCAAATACTACAAGCACAAGGGAACACATAATAGtaaatgtacaaaaataGATATGCCaagttcattttttaaatatgaagaaaattatatttatcatttttcaaaatgtaaGTTTTTTTACCTAATTTAtcttaaaagaataattaaaaaaagaagggaaataaatcaaaaaaaaaagaaaaggagattaattaaaaaattgcagCAGAAGAAACGTACACAAAAAACAGAATAA
- the UTP15 gene encoding U3 small nucleolar RNA-associated protein 15, putative → MSRFAPIELIRKKKVTHNTNDYLFDFKILKTGKEHASIKSISICSQYVAIGFSNMVTFYNMQGIYLNKKYQCNENISKLKFRDDQMIGIGMENGEIELVGMFCYDRIKNMKGHKSAINDLIFSLNFQYLYTCSRDFTIKIWNIWDGKCECTLDYHIDNITSICFYNLNDSNYLISSSYDGYVYFYDFNLNISTNKLELNEPVEYLTIFKNEYIVLSVKNIIKLYSIDKLEFVKDIIVSTKTIFYIGVFKNYLVEASLDMSVYFIDPFHKSSQGIKVVSIVNFPKLVKSVEIFNDLLVLGEIDGTWFIEAYNKKEKKKSKKNKRTIIDIEEEKYVHTNRKINILVKSFKYKDALMTLINKEPSSILSLLDYFSKHNVLIVACRTYCISETSKMLKFFRKKFENNVLMFEFLFSFFRANKWILTTKNEDILNELKLLKKNFENLRNYMKYYYKLKKIADLLRK, encoded by the exons atGTCGAGATTTGCTCCTATAGaattaataaggaaaaaaaaagtaacacACAATACaaatgattatttatttgattttaaaattttaaaaacagGAAAAGAACATGCTAGTATTAAGTCGATAAGTATTTGCAGCCAGTATGTGGCTATTGGTTTTAGCAATATG GTTACATTTTACAATATGCAAGggatttatttaaataaaaaatatcaatgtaatgaaaatataagtaaattaaaatttcgGGATGATCAGATGATCGGTATCGGTATGGAAAATGGTGAAATTGAATTGGTAGGGATGTTTTGTTAtgatagaataaaaaatatgaaaggACATAAATCAGCAATTaatgatttaatttttagtttaaattttcaatatttatatacatgttctCGAGattttactataaaaatatggaatATATGGGATGGAAAATGCGAATGCACGTTAGACTATCATATTGATAATATAACTAGTATTTGTTTTTACAATTTGAATGatagtaattatttaattagttCAAGTTATGATGgctatgtttatttttatgactttaatttgaatattagcacaaataaattagaatTGAATGAACCAGTAGAATATttaactatttttaaaaatgaatatatagttttatcggtcaaaaatataattaaattatattcaatAGACAAGTTGGAATTTGTAAAAGACATAATAGTTTCTACgaaaactattttttatatagggGTGTTTAAGAATTATCTTGTTGAAGCTAGCTTAGATATGtctgtttattttatagatCCCTTTCACAAGAGCTCACAG GGTATAAAAGTTGTAAGCATAGTTAATTTTCCAAAATTGGTCAAATCCGTTGAAATCTTTAATGATTTATTAGTATTAGgagaaat tgaTGGAACATGGTTTATTGAAGCTTACAataagaaggaaaaaaaaaagtctaAAAAGAACAAGCGCACAATAATCGATATAGAG GAGGAAAAGTATGTTCATACCAACCGTAAGATAAACATTTTGGTTAAATCATTTAAGTACAAAGATGCTCTAATGAccttaataaataaaga gCCATCAAGCATTTTATCCCTATTAGATTATTTCTCAAAACACAACGTTTTGATTGTAGCATGCAGAACATATTGTATTAGTGAAACATCTAAAAtgctaaaattttttaggaaaaaatttgaaaataatgttttaatgTTTGAGTTcctcttttcctttttcc GTGCGAATAAATGGATTTTGACAACAAAAAATGAGGACATATTGAATGAGTTGAAACTGCTGAAAAag aaTTTTGAGaatttaagaaattatatgaagtactattacaaattaaagaaaatcgCAGACCTTCTCAGGAAATAA